The genomic window TCGAGCCCGCCGAGCTCGTGCAGACCGACCGCGCCGGGCTGCGCCTCCTCTACGTCACGATCACGCGTGCGACCAAGACCCTCGCGGTCGTCCACGCCCAGCCCCTGCCCGAGGCGCTCGACCTCATCTGAGCCCCACCGTTCCTAGTGGTACTGCGTTGTCGGCGTATCGCCGAACAACGCAGTACCACCGCGAGCCCGGCGGACGCGTGTGACGGATTGCTGGCCGTCGGCGGTTACGTGCGGTAGTGAGCGCAATCGTGGGTGAGGGCGAGGTCGTGGCGATCACCGAGGACTTCGACTCCTTCGTCGCCCGGTGCGGACCCGACCTGCGGCGCGTGCTGGTGGCCCGCTACGGGCTGGAGGTCGGGCTCGAGGCCGCGGCCGACGCGCTCGCGTACGCGTGGGAGCGATGGGCGCGCGTCGGCGCGATGGCGAACCCGACCGGCTATCTCGTGCGCGTCGGGCAGTCGGCGGCGCGCCGCTATCGACGGCGACCGGTCGGGCTGCCCGACGCCGCGCCGGGCGCCGACTCGACCTTCGACCCCCGCCTGCCGCGCGCGCTCGAGCACCTGTCGCCGCGCCAACGCAGCGCGGTCGTCTTGATCTGCGTGCACGACTGGACCTACCCGGCGGCCGCGGCCGCGCTCGGCGTGTCGGAGTCGACGTTGCGCAATCACGTGCGGCGCGGGCTCGAGTCGCTGCGCCGCGAGCTCGGAGAGGACACGCGATGAACATCGCGGAGCAACTGCGCGAGTACCGCAGCACCCTCGACACCGCGACGCAGAGCGCGACGACCGAGTCGCCGCGCGTCGCACCCGTCATCCGGTTGCACCCGGCGCGCACGTTGATCATCGCCGCGGTCGCGGTTGCCGCCGCGATCGGGATCGCGTTCGTGGTCGTCGGCACGACGAACAAGCGCTCGACGCCACCCGCGGGTGTGACCACGTCGACCGGTGTCGCGCGCTCTGCACGCGTTCCGAACGTCCTGGGCGTCGACCGGCGCCACGCGGTACGGATGCTCACGGCGGCGGGGTTCGTCGTGTCGGAACAGATCGTGCCCAGCGACACCGTCCCGGTGCAGTTGGTCGTCGCGCAATCGCCGGTCGCCGGCTCGTCCGTGCGGATCGGCTCCGCGGTCACCGTGCGGGTGTCGAGTGGCCCGGCACGCGGCGGGAGCCTGGAAGTCGGCGTCACCGTGTGCCCGACGCAGCAGAGCGTCGCGCCGGGCCCGTTGGATCCCGATGCGCCATCGACGATTTTGATCCCCGCCGTGTCCCTCGCGAGCCCCGCGCCCGCGGCGTACAGCGGGAAGCGCGGCTTCCTCGTCATCACCGCACCCGCGGGTTGGAGCTGCAAGGCCATCGAAGCGGGCGACGGCAGCCAGGGAATCGGCGTCACGCCGCCGGGTTCGACACCGCGAGAACGTTGGGGCAACCCCGGCCAGGTGACGAAGCCGCTCACCGACGGCGTGTTCGCGATATCGGTCCCCACCTGCCAGGGATGCGTGTACGACGAGATCTGCGGGATCGTCCCGTCCGCGTCGGCGGACTTCCCCGGCTTCGCGTCACTGCCCTGCTCGCGACCGCCCGGTGAGACGGCCATCGATCGCGGGAACGGCGTCTACGAGTTCGACGATCCCGCGGGCACGATCGGACCCGACGCGGCGCGATCGATCCTCCGCTACGTCTCCCGAACTGCGCAGACCGACGCGACGGTGGTCCGCGAGACCTGCATCCTGCCGGCGTCGCAGCACAACCTCTGCGACACGCTGTTCGCAGAGTTCTTCGCGCTGCAGCCCACGCCGTGGAATCAGCCGACGCTCACGATCAGCCCGACCGCGCTCGGCGCGGTCACCCTCGGCGACAACCTGTCGGTGGCGCAGGAAGCCGCGGGCGAGACCTTCGACGGGACCGGCGACGGCTTCTACTACTCGAGGGCCCACGACGGCACGGGCCTGCACCTCTTCGTCGGCGTTTCGACGGGCAAGACCGTTCATTGCGTCGGCGCCGAGCTGATTATCTCGCCCCACGCACCCAAGCAGCGCGTCGTCACGCCCGAAGGCTT from Acidimicrobiia bacterium includes these protein-coding regions:
- a CDS encoding PASTA domain-containing protein translates to MNIAEQLREYRSTLDTATQSATTESPRVAPVIRLHPARTLIIAAVAVAAAIGIAFVVVGTTNKRSTPPAGVTTSTGVARSARVPNVLGVDRRHAVRMLTAAGFVVSEQIVPSDTVPVQLVVAQSPVAGSSVRIGSAVTVRVSSGPARGGSLEVGVTVCPTQQSVAPGPLDPDAPSTILIPAVSLASPAPAAYSGKRGFLVITAPAGWSCKAIEAGDGSQGIGVTPPGSTPRERWGNPGQVTKPLTDGVFAISVPTCQGCVYDEICGIVPSASADFPGFASLPCSRPPGETAIDRGNGVYEFDDPAGTIGPDAARSILRYVSRTAQTDATVVRETCILPASQHNLCDTLFAEFFALQPTPWNQPTLTISPTALGAVTLGDNLSVAQEAAGETFDGTGDGFYYSRAHDGTGLHLFVGVSTGKTVHCVGAELIISPHAPKQRVVTPEGFTLGGTVQLLLAIYGQRAVYVPAPKRGMTTNAGYVVKEGVGALAFAVHQNKVFEIAGGPATITPNTCTG
- a CDS encoding sigma-70 family RNA polymerase sigma factor, translating into MSAIVGEGEVVAITEDFDSFVARCGPDLRRVLVARYGLEVGLEAAADALAYAWERWARVGAMANPTGYLVRVGQSAARRYRRRPVGLPDAAPGADSTFDPRLPRALEHLSPRQRSAVVLICVHDWTYPAAAAALGVSESTLRNHVRRGLESLRRELGEDTR